In Monodelphis domestica isolate mMonDom1 chromosome 3, mMonDom1.pri, whole genome shotgun sequence, the following proteins share a genomic window:
- the LOC100019744 gene encoding zinc finger protein OZF-like isoform X3, with the protein MAWLAVSKPDVIAQLEQGGAPWKLEKDIPASPCPDWEPRLEAKESAPELGILLEESFQKRLTRNGIWVTKLRNHVATLQGQKIDKEEYSMHLQTVKRKISDKERGHEHQQYVRIFNLGPVLFPQQRIFIRKRFHPCEMHRKSFSIYSYSSKCNRLCSEKMFSHYECRKSFSHNSDTVDYYRMQSGEKTSKCNEYLKTFDWKSSVTSLQTIHTIEKPQKCNKNMRIHTKERPYECNECGKSFRWSSGLAEHQRIHKGEKPYECNECGKAFNHRSSLTSHYKIHSGEKPYECNKCGKAFCRSTRLTEHQRIHTGEKPYACNECGKAFRWSTELTQHQRIHTGEKPYECNECGKTFRRSTGLTRHQRIHTGEKPFECTECGKAFSRSIRLTEHQRIHTGEKPYECNECGKAFRQSTELTRHQRIHTGEKPYECNECGKTFTHRASLTFHYTIHTGAKPYTCNDCGKTFRQSIQLIDHQRTHTGEKPYKCTKCGKAFSHRASLASHHRIHTGEKPYECNECGKAFCRSAGLTQHQKIHTRQKHRNFES; encoded by the coding sequence ATTGGGAGCCTAGACTTGAAGCCAAAGAGTCAGCTCCAGAACTGGGCATTCTTCTGGAAGAGTCATTCCAAAAAAGGCTCACAAGGAATGGCATTTGGGTCACCAAGTTGAGAAACCATGTTGCCACTTTGCAGGGGCAGAAGATAGATAAGGAGGAATATTCCATGCATTTACAGACTGTCAAAAGGAAAATTTCCGATAAAGAGAGAGGTCACGAGCATCAGCAATATGTAAGAATCTTTAATTTAGGCCCAGTTCTTTTTCCACAACAGAGAATATTTATAAGAAAGAGATTTCATCCATGTGAGATGCACAGGAAGAGTTTTAGTATCTATTCATACTCAAGTAAATGTAATAGACTATGCTCAGAGAAAATGTTTTCTCATTATGAATGTAGGAAGTCCTTCAGTCATAATTCAGATACTGTTGATTACTATAGAATGCAGTCTGGAGAGAAAACTAGTAAATGCAATGAATATTTGAAAACCTTTGACTGGAAATCATCTGTTACTTCCCTTCAGACAATCCATACTATAGAGAAACCCCAGAAATGTAACAAAAACATGAGAATTCATACCAAGGAGAGGCCTTATGAATGTAACGAATGTGGAAAATCCTTCCGCTGGAGTTCAGGacttgctgaacatcagagaattcataaaggagaaaaaccttatgaatgtaatgaatgtgggaaagctttcaaCCATAGATCATCTCTTACTTCACATTATAAAATTCATAGtggggaaaaaccttatgaatgtaataaaTGTGGCAAGGCCTTTTGCCGAAGTACACGACTTACtgaacaccagagaattcacactggagaaaaaccttatgcatgtaatgaatgtggaaaagctttccGCTGGAGCACAGAACTTACtcagcatcagagaattcatacaggagagaaaccttatgaatgtaatgaatgtgggaagactTTTCGCCGAAGCACAGGGCTTACTcggcatcagagaattcatacaggagagaaaccttttgaatgtactgaatgtgggaaggccttcagtCGAAGCATACGCCTTActgaacatcaaagaattcatactggagagaagccttatgaatgcaatgaatgtgggaaagctttccGCCAGAGTACAGAACTTACCAGGCATCAgcgaattcatactggagagaaaccatatgaatgtaatgaatgtgggaagactTTCACTCACAGGGCATCTCTTACATTCCATTATACAATTCATACTGGAGCAAAACCTTATACATGCAATGACTGTGGGAAAACTTTCCGCCAGAGTATACAACTTATTGACCATCAAAGaacccacactggagagaaaccttataaatgtactAAATGTGGGAAGGCTTTTAGTCATAGGGCATCCCTTGCTTCTCATCAtaggattcatactggagaaaagccttatgaatgcaatgaatgtggaaaagcattCTGTCGTAGTGCAGGACTTACTCAACACCAGAAAATTCACACTAGGCAGAAGCATAGGAACTTTGAGTCTTAA
- the LOC100019744 gene encoding zinc finger protein OZF-like isoform X2, translating into MLENYQTLACLGLAVSKPDVIAQLEQGGAPWKLEKDIPASPCPDWEPRLEAKESAPELGILLEESFQKRLTRNGIWVTKLRNHVATLQGQKIDKEEYSMHLQTVKRKISDKERGHEHQQYVRIFNLGPVLFPQQRIFIRKRFHPCEMHRKSFSIYSYSSKCNRLCSEKMFSHYECRKSFSHNSDTVDYYRMQSGEKTSKCNEYLKTFDWKSSVTSLQTIHTIEKPQKCNKNMRIHTKERPYECNECGKSFRWSSGLAEHQRIHKGEKPYECNECGKAFNHRSSLTSHYKIHSGEKPYECNKCGKAFCRSTRLTEHQRIHTGEKPYACNECGKAFRWSTELTQHQRIHTGEKPYECNECGKTFRRSTGLTRHQRIHTGEKPFECTECGKAFSRSIRLTEHQRIHTGEKPYECNECGKAFRQSTELTRHQRIHTGEKPYECNECGKTFTHRASLTFHYTIHTGAKPYTCNDCGKTFRQSIQLIDHQRTHTGEKPYKCTKCGKAFSHRASLASHHRIHTGEKPYECNECGKAFCRSAGLTQHQKIHTRQKHRNFES; encoded by the coding sequence ATTGGGAGCCTAGACTTGAAGCCAAAGAGTCAGCTCCAGAACTGGGCATTCTTCTGGAAGAGTCATTCCAAAAAAGGCTCACAAGGAATGGCATTTGGGTCACCAAGTTGAGAAACCATGTTGCCACTTTGCAGGGGCAGAAGATAGATAAGGAGGAATATTCCATGCATTTACAGACTGTCAAAAGGAAAATTTCCGATAAAGAGAGAGGTCACGAGCATCAGCAATATGTAAGAATCTTTAATTTAGGCCCAGTTCTTTTTCCACAACAGAGAATATTTATAAGAAAGAGATTTCATCCATGTGAGATGCACAGGAAGAGTTTTAGTATCTATTCATACTCAAGTAAATGTAATAGACTATGCTCAGAGAAAATGTTTTCTCATTATGAATGTAGGAAGTCCTTCAGTCATAATTCAGATACTGTTGATTACTATAGAATGCAGTCTGGAGAGAAAACTAGTAAATGCAATGAATATTTGAAAACCTTTGACTGGAAATCATCTGTTACTTCCCTTCAGACAATCCATACTATAGAGAAACCCCAGAAATGTAACAAAAACATGAGAATTCATACCAAGGAGAGGCCTTATGAATGTAACGAATGTGGAAAATCCTTCCGCTGGAGTTCAGGacttgctgaacatcagagaattcataaaggagaaaaaccttatgaatgtaatgaatgtgggaaagctttcaaCCATAGATCATCTCTTACTTCACATTATAAAATTCATAGtggggaaaaaccttatgaatgtaataaaTGTGGCAAGGCCTTTTGCCGAAGTACACGACTTACtgaacaccagagaattcacactggagaaaaaccttatgcatgtaatgaatgtggaaaagctttccGCTGGAGCACAGAACTTACtcagcatcagagaattcatacaggagagaaaccttatgaatgtaatgaatgtgggaagactTTTCGCCGAAGCACAGGGCTTACTcggcatcagagaattcatacaggagagaaaccttttgaatgtactgaatgtgggaaggccttcagtCGAAGCATACGCCTTActgaacatcaaagaattcatactggagagaagccttatgaatgcaatgaatgtgggaaagctttccGCCAGAGTACAGAACTTACCAGGCATCAgcgaattcatactggagagaaaccatatgaatgtaatgaatgtgggaagactTTCACTCACAGGGCATCTCTTACATTCCATTATACAATTCATACTGGAGCAAAACCTTATACATGCAATGACTGTGGGAAAACTTTCCGCCAGAGTATACAACTTATTGACCATCAAAGaacccacactggagagaaaccttataaatgtactAAATGTGGGAAGGCTTTTAGTCATAGGGCATCCCTTGCTTCTCATCAtaggattcatactggagaaaagccttatgaatgcaatgaatgtggaaaagcattCTGTCGTAGTGCAGGACTTACTCAACACCAGAAAATTCACACTAGGCAGAAGCATAGGAACTTTGAGTCTTAA